A single window of Coffea eugenioides isolate CCC68of chromosome 7, Ceug_1.0, whole genome shotgun sequence DNA harbors:
- the LOC113777059 gene encoding serine protease SPPA, chloroplastic-like has translation MWREIRLLADSKPVVASKADVAASGGYYTAMGTGIIVAENLTLTGSIGVVTGKFNLGKLYEKIGFNKEIISRGRYAELTAAEQRPFRPDEAELFAKSAQNAYKQFRDKAAFS, from the exons ATGTGGAGAGAAATCAGACTCTTGGCTGACTCTAAGCCTGTTGTTGCATCAAAGGCTGATGTGGCAGCTAGTGGAGGATATTATACGGCAATGGGAACTGGAATTATAGTTGCAGAAAATCTAACATTGACTGGTTCAATTGGAGTTGTGACAG GAAAGTTCAATCTGGGAAAATTATATGAAAAGATTGGCTTTAACAAGGAGATAATATCAAGGGGGAGATATGCTGAGCTCACTGCTGCAGAACAACGGCCATTTAG ACCTGATGAGGCAGAACTCTTTGCTAAGTCTGCCCAGAATGCATATAAGCAGTTTCGGGACAAGGCTGCCTTCTCATGA